The Venturia canescens isolate UGA chromosome 7, ASM1945775v1, whole genome shotgun sequence genome segment CTCTTCCAATTCTCTGTCTTCCATTTCTCGCTCTTCAATCTCATCCTCTTGCAAATCTCGTTCATCCATACCGTGCTCTTGCATCTCCCGTTGTTGCTGCATCTCTTGCTCCTGTAATTGAGCCTGTTCCATGATTTCACAATTCTGCAAACCCGGATCTTGTAACTCTCGTTCTTGCAAATCACTCTCCTGCTCGTCGCGGTCCAATATGTAACGGTCCAAGTTATATCGTGGTGTACTGACGACGCTACCCTCGAACTCACTGATCGTCGGAGGGAAGGAATTCATCGATACATCCGCTCTTGAACTGTGCTCCGAACTACAATCCTCCAACGACAGTACGCTGTTGCTATTCTCCAGCTGCAATAACCAAAACGATAAACGATCGATCGTCAAACTTTGTTTTCTCATTCGATCAAGAAGaacttttacgattttttaatataatttatAATTCTTCAGAAccaattattaaatatttccAAACCTGCGAGGTTCTTCTTTCGGATCTCTGCGGTTTTTGTCGATCTCCACCCTCCACCAAACCACCGCTGTATGCATCAAACGTGTAAGCCACTGATCTCTCGATTTTTGGCATCATGTCCTCACTCAGGCCATGCACTTTTTTGTAGTGAAATTGCAAGCATTGCTTCGTAGTGAACGCTGCTTTGCAATCGCTTTCTTTACATCTGGAATTCAAttcgtcaatttttaattcaattaaaaatatgcaatttctcatattctttaattcttatcattttcaaAGGTTTCCTTCATACAGAGAGCCTTAAATGGTTTTTTTCTTGAAGAGTCTGATTCAAAGTAGAATCTGTCgaagtaaaataaatgatCATCTTCAtgttgaaatgaaatatttttactttGATGAATTCCGGTATTGAATTTCTCTCACAGATTCGATAAAAggattttgttttctctctccctcgctctctcttctataatttggattttttattgaatcttTACTTGAAGGGTTTGACGCCACTGTGGGTGAGCATGTGAATTTTTAGATTGCTTTTGTTTTGAAACATTTTGCCGCAACGATCGCACGTCGCGGCGCCGACAACGTCCTTATGATGTACTTCCTTCATGTGACGTTGAAGAGCCGCCCTCGAACCCAGAAGTTTCAGGCAcattttacattgaaattctcGTAATACCTCCGACATAtctgaaacaatttttttcccattacaTCTGTCGTCCGTAGGATGAAAATTGTTCAATCGTTGaccaaaataattgaaaactaACCACTGTGCATTCTTTTAATATGCACTTTTAATTTCTGAGGCTGACAAAATTTGCGTCCGCAGAAGTCACACAGAGGTCTCGAACGTTGAGGATTTTGAGAACAACCGTAAGTTCGATGCATTTCCAGATAATTCAAACGGAGAAAGAATTTTCGGCAATATTGACACTGGTATGCACCCCGACCACCGTGCAAATCTGCTGCGTGTTTCATTATATTGTCTTTTCCCAGTACCGCAGCTCCGCAAACCTTTTataacaaaattattatttagttcctttttttcgtgttttgtaAACACGCAAATTGTTAGTGAGTACATCTAATAGTTAATGGTAAACATACCTTGCAATGGTATTTTCTTATGGTAAGACTGTATCTCGTGTCGTGAAAGATGCAACAGTGAAGACGATAATATATCGAATGCGCGAAATTCAAATTACATCCTCCGCAATCTGCAATTTTATAGAAAACATATTACatcaactcattttttttgtcgatcCATTTCATTTTCAGTCAATTTTTGGGTTTACGATAGAGGAAAACTGATTCCTTTACAATTCGATTAATTCTGAGCATGCTATTGAAGGTAGCTGTGATAAATTTCCAGACAATGCAAAATTATCAGTATCGAAAGTCAATTTCTTTCATAACATCTTTAAAATGTCTATTGCTCCGATGAGTCAGTGAAGAATTGggaattttctgaaaaaatggcatttcaattttttgcgcTCTCGACCCGAAATACAGTTTGGCAGTACGGCTGTTGATGAGTGAATTATAAAACTCATTCGAACTGTCGATATTAGTTTTGGACTGCTCAATAGGCAATTGTTGAAAGAAGATAGAGAATCAGTAAAAAGCTCACTGGttttgtcgattttatttttacgcGTCCAAGCTGAGGATTGTGAATCAGCCCAATACGTTAGCTCCGTTCCCTTCACGATATTCTGTGTTGTAACGAAATACAATTCGCCATTTTTCGTTATAACCGTAACGTTTCTATCCTCTTTGGTATCAGCTGGTCTCATGTAACGTATCCAATTACTTTTCAATGGATTTGTTGTGCTTATATACGAAGTTTTACCGTCATTGTCTACCtgcaaaatgaagaaaagaaaatgagagattaaccatcaaaaaattgtaacaaaaccTGGTAATTTGAAATGAAACGGTCAAAAACTTTGGTGTCGAACGTTACTGAATTCGGTGTGagtaaaaattttggaaacacaatagaagaaaaattgataatgcCTCACCTCCCAAAGATGTCTCATGGAAAAATCATCCGGGATATCCATTTCTTTGATGGGATGGCCTACGAGGGGACCAAATTTCGCGTAAATAGGTAATGAATTTAACGCAAATATTCCAACCCCATGTTCGGGTATGGTTAGTTTGAGTTCAAAACAATCGGGCAAGGATTCTCTAGAGTATAGAGGTCGGTCGTCATTGACGTGCAATTGTTTGTCTTCGCTTTCAACTTTCGTTTTGTGCTTTCCTTGTTCGGTATTGGGACTGGTTTCTTCATCGGATTCATAATTGTCGTCGCTGTTCACGGGATAACCTTCGGAAATAGGGTCTTGAGTATTGAGTGCTTTCGTCACTTCGGGATTGGCGTTATGCTTTTTCGACCAGGATTCGTAACTGATACGATCCTTGAAGTGAATATCCGTGGAAATCAGAGGACAAGAATCTTTAATATGACGATCGTTACAATCTTGGcatagttttatttttatcgcgaGCCTCTGCGGCTCGAGAATTTCTCCGATGGCTTCAATTTCTGAAGGAGCTTTAACGATATTCGTTTCCACAATGAAAGGATCGTTAATTATCTCATCGGGTATCGTTCTATCAGCTATTTCTGAATGCTTGATCGTTGAATTGTCCACTATACCATCCTGAGGTGCTTTACGTacatcatgaaattttttcgtcctATGAACGATCGACGAAGAATCACGTTTGTGCTTTTTCTTACGACGCTTGTGAAtaatttcgttattattcgGTGATATCGTTTCATCAGGTCTCATCATTTCTTCCGATTTCTTCGACGACGTTTCGTGCTTATTGTGTTTACGTTTCTTCTTGACTCTCTTCTCGTCCGTTGATTTTTTACTCGTCACAACTTCGTCTCCTTCCAGAACCTCGAGATTTTCGACCCTTCCCTCGAATCCCTCGTGCTTGAGATCAACCCCATAATCATTGTTCCTCGTTGTTTCCGAAACTTTAGAATCATTTTGAACTCCGATCGATTTCCTATACTCGATCGATTGTGAATTTGTCGTTTTTTCCGATTCAATGTTCCTCTCTATGCCATTGTCAATTGTTTTGTTATCTTCTTCAGGGTCAAAAGCGgttcttttgtttttattcaaattttctgcCAGTACAGGATTCTTCTTATCCTCCCGCGAAGGACTTACAATTATCGGGTGTTTTTCTTCCAACGATAATCGTTCCACAATGATTTTCGGCACTGGCGACAAACACAATTCGTGACTGTTCATCAAAATGTCGGACTCGTGGACCTCAGCGTTCACCCGTGACAGAATCTCCCTTTGCTGTGGGCTACTTGACAAACTGCTTTCTTCCTTGCTGTTATTGTTCTTGGAATGTTTTCGCTTTGTGCGCTTTCCCCTGTGGtgtttctctttcgttttgtGATGATGCTTCATTCTAGAACGTCGTTTCTCCTCATGAGCCTCTCGCCTTTCAGACCCAACTATTTCTGGAATTTTTGTCTGCTGCAATTTAGGATACTCTGGAGTTTCAACGATAACTGATTCGCTTGGTGCCACTGCGACGATActttgttttcgtggactccGACGCAGAGGCTCCTCCGCGTTGAGATCTTTCTCCTCGATTTTAAGGACCTCCAAATCATTCTCTTTGTCCTGATCCGTTTTCCAATCTCCTGGTCTCGAACATTTCCCATCTCGCCTGTTGATACGAATATTATTTTAGCCCTGTTCTCTTCAGTGACCACTCAATTAAgccaaaacaaattttcttttaatatttgtttttctttcaatgaaAACTTTCAATATCGAATACAAAAAAGTAGAATTTAATCATTACGATCTTGCTTTTAATTATAAGTATTAATCATTTTGATCATTCGAGTTTGCCAATCGACTGGAAGGGCCAAATTAATGGCACTATAAGATTACAAACATTGAAAGAAAGAATTCTGACTCTTAAACGctcattgtgaaaaaaaatatctgctAATTATTTGACTTTGAAACAGCTTTGCTCTCTGATCGTTTTCAAATTGAAACTATCAACATAATACTGCAACAGCACGATTCGAggattttaaaattcaatgaaaagaaataaattttctatacAAAATATAGAATTGGATAAATGAAAACTTATGATTTTTGAGGATAAAATTTCCTAaaggattataaaaaaaaacgtatttaattaaaaaaaaaacttcaaaattttaccgaaaatcgatccaatttttGCGGGTTATGGATTTATCGATTTCCCCCACTTTGCCCTAGAAAAGCGTTGACAGTTTGGCCATGCGgtcataataacaataattctGCCGACCAAAAAATCGTAAAGGCGGCCCTGCACTTCCAtacataaatgaaaatggggaaaaaaagtttatgtaaaaaaagaaagaatgtgCGAAAAACTTGCATACCTGATGATAGGTTCGGCGAGATCGAGAAGATAAGCAGCGAGTTCATCATCTGTAACGAGAGCCAGACGTTTTTTGAGCATGAACCATCGTTTCGCATTTTTGACGTTCACATGGATGCTACGAAATTGTTTAACAATCACTTCTGAACTCGGAATTTTGCAAGCATCGAGCCTCTTCCCAATTCGCGATTCTCTCAAATTTCTCCCACTTTTTTTCGGCATAACTACATTATACgagtttcaatgaaaaaaaaaataacaaaacaaaaatcaaataCACTGGTATTGTAATAACGATCGCACTTTACAAAAGACTTTTATTGTCAAAGTGTTTTATTTGGGGGGATGTTTTTGATAACCGTGTGATCATAGAGACGCGCACACCCGATGATAAAACTCGTATATTCTAGCATCCTTTTTTACGATGTGTTACTCTCGCACACGTTAAATTCAACGTTTAATATCTCCACCACCATCGCACCCACTACGCGCGCCCTTGTCccatgtacaaaaaaaagaatcccCTTCCAGGTCATGCCGTCTAGTTGGTGTGTTATCGATCGATTCGCATGTTGTTTCCCACACCTAATACTACGGCGATGATGCTCTTCGCCATCTGTGTATGCGATATGTGCgtgttgtgtgtgtgtgtgtgtgtgtgtgttcgcACTATTCCGCGCGCCCCCTACTCGcggcctttttttctttcacctcCCCTGCATCCAATTTTACCTGAATGTGCcaaaatcttatttttttgaattactaTACATATGGGTACTATCCAAAGTACAGGATATTTcgcgattttataaaaaagaatTATACTGAttcaaaatattggaaaaatgatagtATTATGGTGAAAGAAGATTTTCGAGAAATAACAATGTTTAATGACAATCTGTGAAttacatcaattttttcgaaatcactaaaatttgtaaatattaTATCATTACTGTTATTGGTTAAGAGTAGGAAATGTAATGAGGatttgagatgaaaaaatgtatcatcTAGTCGATTTTATAATGTTATAGAGCATAAATTCATCTTTAATTGTATTATTGATACATGTCACAAAATTGTTTTGCTTATGACaattatttataatatatAAAGTGGTGAAATTACATTAATTTCTTGAAACGTATAAAAAACGGCCTCAATCATCGCAGATTGGAACGAACTTTTATAGTAACATGACTAAAAATTTTGCCGACTTatgtatcgaaatatttttttctatatatttaaGAAACAGTAATTGTGAATATGTTTTAGTATTTAGAAAACCAGTTTTGCCTGGATTCTATTCTTAGAGGTCAATTGTAATGTCACTGAAAATATGATTGTTTTACGTGCAACCGCAAGAAACAGTTTGGATTGATCATTCGACCTAATatatcttaattttcatacaactcgtatatatatatatatctattttcCGAAATGTGACCACTGTACATGATGCAGcttgttttgattttttatcaaaaaagtaGAAACCATAAAGTGTCATATTCTTCGCtctgattttttatatttcataatAAGCTGAACGTTGCAATGGAGGTTAAGGATGAAGATTTGATCGAATgtttagatgaaaaaattcgtgatgGGAAAAAACTTGTTGAACGGCTGAAAATCATGCAAGGCAAAGTAGAAGGAGTTGATAAacttgtgagaaaaataaatcaagaaattcgatttttggTTAAGGTTCGTCATTGctgtacatatatacacacacgcacacgcacaaaTTTTGCTGAGTctcccattttttaaatctttaaTACGAAGGTTTATGGTTATTTATCATGCATTAAAATACCTATTCatgaaatctaaaaaaattacattatcATTGTGATTTTTGATACTTCCCAGCGAGAACATTGCATAATATGAAAACACATTTTAACagatattttcaaatcaataatATTCTATGGATTATTCTATATCTGTGAAGGTTCGATCATCTGGCGTAGTGAAAAAGGAATATTTACAAAGTACAAATCTGATTCATCTCACGGCAATGGTGGATTGCTTATTTGAGTCCAAGGAGCCGATATGTGTTATGCAGCCTTTCAAAGATAAGAATAACGAGCGTCTGGAAGTAGATATTGTTTGTAAATCGGGTGGAACATGGATCAAAGTCATAGCGAGAAACGCCAGAGCATTAACGCTGATATCATTGGGAAATGGAGAATACGGTCAAAAATCTGTTCTCGACCAGGCTGAAGCATACAAAAAATGTGCTGAGAATCATCCTTATAGATACCAAACACCAGAAATCGTATTCTACTTTGCTTGCGGAGTGGAAATGCTCCTGGCCcgtaaacttgaaaatttaggTGTCATTGTCCATGGGAAAGTTGTAACGAATGACGAAAGTTATCATCAGAACCTAATCGGTAAATTATGATTATACAAAAATCACTGAGTTTTCATCGTGGAACATTTACTTTATAGTTCAAATTGCTAGCTTGATGTtcaattttgatgaatttttttatatcttatACTAAAATGAGCCATAAACtttccattttgaaattttttatgaatccTAATTATTTAGAAGCACTCACTGGTGGAAATTCTAATagcttttctttcgttctggAGTTAGGGACGTCCatggaagaaaagagagaaggtTTGCAACAGGAAAAGGATGCTGTCAGCGAGGATGAGAATAATGTGACACTGAGTTTTCAGACTCTGAGTTCAGAGGTTGATTCGAAAGACATAAAGActctgaatctagacgtttctACGCTTTTGGCTTATGTCAGCAATATGACAAACGGTCACGCGAATTTCGTCTACCGCGAGCCTTTGTTGACGGGCCAAGCCGAGTGGGAAAGAAGCAGACCAGTAAAACCTCTTCTCGACAAATTATTTCAGGGTAAAGAGCTTTTGGTGTGCGAAACAGCGTACAAAAATTTCGTCGACATTGTCGATATAATCGGAGGTCCGTGCGAAACTGCAAGAGCCAAAGAACTCGAGAAGAAGATTAAAATTGTCGAGGATGCGAAACATGGAAGGATCATTGAGAAATTATGCCTcggtggaaaaataaaaaatcgttctcgATTGGTTTTCGCAACGGGAGAAAGCACTAAAAGTATTACAATTTCAGCCAACGAGGGATTTGTCAGAGCCGCGAGAATGCAGGTCAGTATTGAGTAACAAAATTGAAGTACAAGTTTCACTGATATACCAACATctaaaattttgtatttcgCTCTTCAGGGAATAGAATGCACGGTAGTTCTCCATGAGCCGAGATCGCTGTctgaaatgaaggaaaagcaTGCAACACCCCTCAGAATTTCTTGACGAAACAACCATGAAGTGTCAAAACATTGTAGAGTTTATccgaatttcgaaaatcgcttctttgaaatacgaaaaattataAGATTCTCCTCATATTTTAGTGATGAATCATCAGTTGAATTAATCGATTTTCTCATCGTCCTTCGATGACAACTGAACCACTCAATCTATCGGAGTATTTACATTTTGTGTGTTTTCGAAACCGCAAtcgtttttcaattctttctcAAAATCTGTAAAAAGATATTAAAACATCGAGGTTTCAAGATAGTATTGATTATTTGATTACTTGATGAATCATGAAATAAATAGAATGTCATCAATGAAatgttaaaagaaaaaacaatactTCGTCATCGTTTTCAATAATTAtagttattttttcagaacTACCGTTTAACGTTTTATCTCACCGTTAATGTAGTTGGTGAAGCGTGGATTTCGTTCACGAGCAAGTTCAAGAAATTCGTCGCGTTTCGCTTCGTTGGACAACTTGGAATGGCATTTGGCACTATTCAGAAGTGCCTTGATATTAGCATCGTTGACTTTCAAAGCCCATTCAAGGTCACTGAGAGCTGTTTCATAAAGACCCAAACGCATGTACGACAGTGCTCGATTGTTCCAGAGCAAAGCCGAATCTTTTCGTTGTTCCACCGCTTTGCTGTAATAAGTTATTGCTTTTTCATAGTCTTTGAGACCAAAAGCGCCATTTGCAATTCTCTTGTAAGTATCGGCTCGCTCGTATCTTATTTTACGATCTTCGGCTCGTTCCCTCGCGTCGATTTCAACATGTCGCATAAAGGCCTCTGATTTACAGAACAAAATTGTCTCGGATTCCATCGTTTTATGgataactttgaaaattgtagcgaaatattttaaataattgcATTGTTGTTTTACCTTGAGACATTTTATTCGGATCGACCTCCGGTTGTGAGATTTTATTGATTAACGTccgatcattttttattcgaatttcattaatttcggaaaattctttatttgaattttcccCCAATATTTCGTCGGCTAGACGTTTACCCTTTTCTTGTTCATTCACGTCGTCTGAGGCTAATTTcttcacgattttttcttcaatttaagaaaattacaacaaattgatttatttacttttatttctttcttcaaatttatgaaattttcatacgcACTCACCGACTTGTGTCACTCGTTGcataaaattctgaaattcTTCCTCCGTTAATTTCTGGTCAGGCGATACATGATCCAACAACTTGTCATTCGGAATTGAACAACTTTCGCTGATTTCTTGATCCATTCTGTGATTATTCTATCCCCAGTTATTTTTCGAGACTTCAATTGAACTGGCTAATCGTAAACTTTGGCATACAGGGTTGATGATTAATCAATGCGAGAAGTTATCTTGGTATCCATGGATACGTTATTTCAAGGACCAAGCACCATAAATTCAGACATTCGgaatcaatttttccattttttttttctcagatatAATTCTATGGAGTCTGCCTCatttagcaaaaaaattttgaaagtttctGTCTTagaggtattttttttttaaatatctcaAAATCTGTACAACtacttcatttttttggtGGAGGAGTTGAGTTGGAAATCCAAATTGCCTTGTAATGCAATAAAGTGATTTTGAATTAAGAGTACTTTCCCGCTTGTAATAGGATgacctttaaaaattgtccaaCTTGTCTAACAATCAGTTGGATCGTTCAACAAATCACGAGCTACTCTATTGCGTCTGTGTTGAAAAATGGGAGCGAAGTCAAAAAGCCAGGCTCACCTGATTTCGTAAATTACATATGAacttaattaataataatatcgtCGGATGCTGTAGAAAATGTGTACTAACAAACGAAATTTATAAACTCTTCAATAGGAAAAAcgcttcatcatttttaaaaagatTTTTACAATATACCGTCCGGTATAACtttgtggataaaaaaaatagggaCTTCTTTACCTCGATTTTGTTATTCAGGGGAATCCCTTTATTTCATGTCTATACTCATGTGTATAACCCGATACCCGATCTTTATCGTTGATTTATGGCTCATGATCTCAGATTATCGCATCGCAGAAGCTTATCTAAATAACTGTTCAGAGTTTTCAGCACTGCGCTCTTCGACGAACGTGACTATTTTTTCGTACTGATTAGTTGTTCGCCTAtagaaattaattattcttttgtcttattttttgtataataAATCTACATTTTTCATCCTATCGTCCATGCATTCTTCTTCATATTCcgattttcaactattttaaaTTACTTGAAGCTTGAAGTATTCAGTGGTGTATTTGACCATTCATTTGTCTCGATACAAAAGCAGAGCAGCTCGTCCGtgcgataaaaaaatggtaatgtatttttattcataatatCCCGTTCGGAATCTTCTCAAcgtatttttcgaatataCTTGGAATGGACCGGGCTAagagtttctttttatttcacatataaTTCTATTGCTATATACGACGTTTCAAATTACGGGGGACACTGCGCATATACGGCCGACTAAAAATATTCTATTTCGTGATCGTCGTACGACACAACGTATCTTCATACACGAAAAACGCACGTTATTTTTGAACTATACGcgatagaaaatatttcatgaaataacaacttttcagtaaaatttgtCAATTGTAACAATTTCTTTCAGTTGTtttagacgaaaaaaaagcatttgagACTTGTTGAATAGTGTGTAAAATATCAACGTTGCTTTCACTTCGCGAAAATTAGttcgggaagaaaaaagattttttgcatgaattcagtcaattttttcattgtgttTCAGGCTCCAAAAGAGGCTGAAGGATCGGAGGCAGAAGACCCTAAGAAATTGACGCCGTATCAAGGCAAAAGCCGATGCTTTGGACTCTACCAATGTCCTAAATGTGACCGCCAATGGTCTTCAGGTAATAGTTGGGCTAATACTACTCAGACTTGTAGAGGATGCGGGACGAAAGTGTATGCTAAACAACAGGTAAATATTATATCTATTAATATCGAAACCTTTGTCTTTCCTTAAATACTTGATGACTGTTATACAGAGAAGGctatggaggaaaaaattacgTAACACTGATAGATCAAAAGCACACCCGGAGGAATTGTGCGGCAAATGCCAACAACTGGGACACAGTTGTGTATGGTTCCTAAATCGAGAGAATAACACTgaagaaaatgggaaaaagaaaagatccaaaaaatcaaaaaaaaagacagaaacaaaaatgaatagTAACCAGATCAATGGCACTAAAAAGTAGTAGCTTCGCTTAATACAAAGATTAAGTATTTTTCTATATccgataaaaatatacttaAGTAAAgaagtatttttgttttgttttttgttatgCGAAAGCTCCAGGGAGTTTCATCGATGTAATCGATAAGCAActacagaaaaaataatatctgtTAATACTTAATAATGTTTGTCAACTGAACATTTTTGTTACTTAATACTTTAATATTGGTagaaacatagaaaaaaatgagatttgatAAACAGCCTGAGTGGAGTGATAATTGAGCGAAATGTGACATGAATAGCATGACTGCTGTAACTATAATCGGATGCTACTTCCCGTTATCATTATTTCCAGGCAGTTAGTTCTAAGTGAATTATTTGTGACTCCATTATTTCACTATACAATTTTGTTTCTCGTTATCGTATAATTAAGTTTTCTTCAATCCTATATCCAATAAACActtggaaatgtattgtaacgaCTACAAAGTCAATGAGTTTCATTGATTGTATGAACCTACGTATTTAGGCATTTTTCTATATCTTTGTACCAGGCTTCGAAACATGTGAAAAGATGATGTTGTTCATTGTATCTAAAAACCAttcaagaagaagaagaagaaagccaaagaaattttcaattaatacGAGATTGTTGAATTTAAagggttaaaaaaatttgtaacatcttttttatattaataatatacatttcttagctctctctcttatttttctataAACTCCAAAGTACAATGACTCGTGTATTCTCTTTAAGTAATTTCCATTTTGAAAATGAACCATAATTGAAAGTTTTATGGATTTTGAAGTTGAATTTATCACcttgattaattattaatttttaccGTTGTTCTTCGCTCATTGACAGAAGAAATTTGCTATCAAATTCAAGATTACACAAATACATTCTAGAAGACTGTTTCCAGTTGTTGATAAATGAGGAAGCATGTGACTTATAACGAGAAGAAAGAATATTTATAAGAGGTGAATTTaagaataaatatatttcaacGATCTCGCATTTATTACAAAGTCTCCGGAGAGcctaaaataaggaaaagaaaCCCAAATACGAGTGCCTCTACTTGAAGGATACAAAAATTTCGTGTTCCTCAATGATATAATAAAAGTTTATAATTCATTCGTTATACTTTATGGATAAATATTTGTTCATTAATTAATGTGGGATAAATACGCTGTTTTGTGAAATATacagaataataatttttgaaattcaggttttttcttcctctcttctaTATTCATGCGTTTCATTATAATTTCCATTATCCTGTTCATACTGTGTAACAATGCATTCATAAGTTTTAACgtacataattttgttttttttactcaagaaaaagaaacatgaTAATAAACAAATGATCGTAACAATAACAACACAACCATCAGATTGACTAATTATTTTAACGTACGCGTGAACT includes the following:
- the LOC122413279 gene encoding uncharacterized protein, which produces MPKKSGRNLRESRIGKRLDACKIPSSEVIVKQFRSIHVNVKNAKRWFMLKKRLALVTDDELAAYLLDLAEPIIRRDGKCSRPGDWKTDQDKENDLEVLKIEEKDLNAEEPLRRSPRKQSIVAVAPSESVIVETPEYPKLQQTKIPEIVGSERREAHEEKRRSRMKHHHKTKEKHHRGKRTKRKHSKNNNSKEESSLSSSPQQREILSRVNAEVHESDILMNSHELCLSPVPKIIVERLSLEEKHPIIVSPSREDKKNPVLAENLNKNKRTAFDPEEDNKTIDNGIERNIESEKTTNSQSIEYRKSIGVQNDSKVSETTRNNDYGVDLKHEGFEGRVENLEVLEGDEVVTSKKSTDEKRVKKKRKHNKHETSSKKSEEMMRPDETISPNNNEIIHKRRKKKHKRDSSSIVHRTKKFHDVRKAPQDGIVDNSTIKHSEIADRTIPDEIINDPFIVETNIVKAPSEIEAIGEILEPQRLAIKIKLCQDCNDRHIKDSCPLISTDIHFKDRISYESWSKKHNANPEVTKALNTQDPISEGYPVNSDDNYESDEETSPNTEQGKHKTKVESEDKQLHVNDDRPLYSRESLPDCFELKLTIPEHGVGIFALNSLPIYAKFGPLVGHPIKEMDIPDDFSMRHLWEVDNDGKTSYISTTNPLKSNWIRYMRPADTKEDRNVTVITKNGELYFVTTQNIVKGTELTYWADSQSSAWTRKNKIDKTNCGGCNLNFAHSIYYRLHCCIFHDTRYSLTIRKYHCKVCGAAVLGKDNIMKHAADLHGGRGAYQCQYCRKFFLRLNYLEMHRTYGCSQNPQRSRPLCDFCGRKFCQPQKLKVHIKRMHSDMSEVLREFQCKMCLKLLGSRAALQRHMKEVHHKDVVGAATCDRCGKMFQNKSNLKIHMLTHSGVKPFKCKESDCKAAFTTKQCLQFHYKKVHGLSEDMMPKIERSVAYTFDAYSGGLVEGGDRQKPQRSERRTSQLENSNSVLSLEDCSSEHSSRADVSMNSFPPTISEFEGSVVSTPRYNLDRYILDRDEQESDLQERELQDPGLQNCEIMEQAQLQEQEMQQQREMQEHGMDERDLQEDEIEEREMEDRELEERDMEERGKVDESSPSPIPPHSHQDLQISGTESSLENERPTGEVDYYGTRLQSKGSKKWMGQFSNLNEAGIVTQHHNEGTRSSDLYEFNETSIKKHEDRNEVVTTSESLMNTAKLGLNIYRRPESTNASLLVEAALDAAERDIGAVTSSIIDENDRDTSIYGLSSQLGRQGEGHMDPYIQQQEELMSPASMNQDNRKTPNSHVHIDYHIHRTVEYINSSRSHSIEQYLPQEDLPRVGSPSGAYNIHMQQDDLVSPSATPNQNRYQDITHHHLHQQQQHHQHHQHQHHHHHHHQVPSDNLSSDEGDSVAQNLSISVKEKSLQLDLSTSYKYEQLDTEFSRERTNFEPLVLSNGELQGLDMSARGFHHSLGSQITNTRYHHHLYEITERQSVDLSRNTGYSISPPPTAPPPPPTYPHSEVLRIVSLDLTPGHSVDLSLSRAHHLHSTGSRIITSSPQPSGSSHVVPDTAEGRILSSPPSPPPPPPPPPPPPPSIAGYNANYPVSPAAYHPPRPGYHHYSGYY